The following coding sequences lie in one Psychrobacter arenosus genomic window:
- the tuf gene encoding elongation factor Tu: MAKAKFERNKPHVNVGTIGHVDHGKTTLTAAIATVAAKTSGGEAKDYAAIDSAPEEKARGITINTSHVEYDTESRHYAHVDCPGHADYVKNMITGAAQMDGAILVVSATDGPMPQTREHILLSRQVGVPYIVVFMNKCDIVDDEELLELVEMEVRELLSDYDFPGDDTPIVKGSATEALKGSDGKYGEPAVVELLNILDTYIPEPERDIDKAFLMPIEDVFSISGRGTVVTGRVESGIVKVGDEIEIVGIRDTQKTTCTGVEMFRKLLDEGRAGENCGVLLRGTKREDVQRGQVLAKPGSITPHTKFDAEVYVLSKEEGGRHTPFLNGYRPQFYFRTTDVTGAIQLQDGTEMVMPGDNVEMGVELIHPIAMDKGLRFAIREGGRTVGAGVVATVHA, from the coding sequence ATGGCAAAGGCCAAGTTTGAACGTAACAAGCCACACGTCAACGTCGGTACCATCGGACACGTTGACCACGGTAAAACCACTCTAACTGCTGCTATCGCAACAGTTGCTGCTAAAACTTCTGGCGGCGAAGCCAAAGACTACGCAGCTATCGATAGTGCTCCTGAAGAAAAAGCTCGTGGTATCACGATCAACACTTCACACGTAGAATATGACACTGAATCACGTCACTACGCGCACGTCGATTGCCCAGGTCACGCCGACTATGTTAAAAACATGATCACTGGTGCGGCACAGATGGACGGCGCTATCCTAGTAGTATCTGCTACTGACGGCCCTATGCCACAAACTCGTGAGCACATCTTGTTATCACGTCAGGTTGGCGTACCATACATCGTTGTTTTCATGAACAAATGTGACATCGTTGATGACGAAGAATTGCTTGAGCTAGTAGAAATGGAAGTTCGTGAGCTTCTATCTGACTACGACTTCCCAGGTGATGACACGCCAATCGTTAAAGGTTCAGCTACTGAAGCGCTTAAAGGTTCAGACGGCAAATACGGTGAGCCAGCGGTTGTAGAACTGCTTAACATCCTAGACACTTACATCCCTGAGCCTGAGCGTGACATCGATAAAGCATTCTTGATGCCTATCGAAGACGTATTCTCAATCTCTGGTCGTGGTACTGTAGTAACAGGCCGTGTTGAGTCTGGTATCGTTAAAGTTGGCGACGAAATCGAAATCGTTGGTATCCGTGACACTCAAAAAACCACTTGTACTGGTGTTGAGATGTTCCGTAAATTGCTAGACGAAGGTCGTGCTGGCGAAAACTGTGGTGTACTACTACGTGGTACTAAGCGTGAAGATGTACAACGTGGCCAAGTACTAGCTAAGCCAGGTTCAATCACTCCTCACACTAAGTTTGACGCTGAAGTATACGTACTGTCAAAAGAAGAGGGTGGTCGTCACACACCATTCCTAAACGGCTATCGTCCACAGTTCTACTTCCGTACTACTGACGTAACTGGCGCAATCCAATTACAAGACGGTACTGAAATGGTAATGCCTGGTGATAACGTTGAGATGGGCGTAGAGCTTATCCACCCAATCGCTATGGACAAAGGTCTTCGCTTCGCTATTCGTGAAGGCGGCCGTACTGTAGGCGCTGGTGTTGTTGCTACTGTTCACGCATAA
- a CDS encoding FHA domain-containing protein, whose amino-acid sequence MDNPSNNTMTDSNNTGDTAAQWQLNALTEALGDLTLSVTDSLSIGRGSDNDVVLGSKQISRNHALLSVLNGQLYLKDLASSNGTFVNDEQIEANKSKRLNAADKVSFAAFSFAVVSAPTAASVSDTAPVLAAGATQDMQEGMAEPIITTESNSAVDADPVTSVTQDSIAASELPVAADMGNIPAQDAVAKLDTAHTGNTVVNSSVTDSGDTSLNTTPDPVSSEPEVLESVLPPVPLETLSSVNVDSISDNSGDPQEGGADPTETLLQQPVQPLQANLETSPSSSVEKSSEVLETDAVLDTAEVIETDIDTDIDTDIDTDIGTDIGTDALDSVDTVDEPVTAKPTSVAPTPVLAESLASKPTVSTEPEPVAEPEPVAEPEPVVEPEPVIEPEPVIEPEPVVEPEPVVEPEPVVEPEPVVEPEPVVEPEPVVEPEPVVEPEPVVEPAPVLLAEEAPTVTEPTVSEPVQPEPALKHSEPSPETTMPTKDFSDPSVKDAHDKTTTTELQQEADPDVLRAKQAATSQLSGTANLGGAKDLGTAGNNAMDQALNNPATNSDIHKKPSGGWFIWVFIGLIILGIALWMFNMGGVGG is encoded by the coding sequence ATGGATAACCCGAGTAATAATACGATGACTGACAGTAATAATACTGGCGATACGGCGGCGCAGTGGCAATTAAATGCTTTAACTGAGGCCTTAGGGGATTTGACCCTTAGTGTGACTGACAGCTTGTCCATTGGCCGCGGTTCAGACAATGATGTCGTCTTAGGTAGCAAACAAATTTCGCGTAATCACGCCCTATTGAGCGTGCTCAATGGCCAACTGTATCTTAAAGATTTGGCCTCATCAAACGGCACTTTCGTCAATGACGAGCAAATCGAAGCGAATAAATCTAAGCGGTTAAACGCAGCAGATAAAGTCAGTTTTGCGGCCTTTAGTTTTGCGGTAGTGTCAGCTCCAACAGCTGCTTCTGTGTCCGACACAGCGCCCGTTTTGGCGGCAGGGGCAACCCAAGATATGCAAGAGGGCATGGCTGAGCCAATCATCACCACTGAGAGTAACTCTGCTGTGGATGCCGACCCGGTAACGAGTGTGACTCAAGATTCTATTGCTGCTAGCGAGCTGCCTGTCGCGGCAGATATGGGCAATATCCCCGCCCAGGATGCGGTCGCTAAGCTTGATACTGCTCATACAGGTAATACTGTTGTAAATAGCAGCGTTACTGACTCGGGAGATACTAGTCTCAATACTACCCCAGACCCTGTATCTAGCGAACCTGAAGTATTAGAGTCCGTGTTACCACCAGTGCCTTTAGAAACTTTAAGCTCAGTAAATGTAGACTCTATTTCTGATAATAGTGGCGATCCGCAAGAGGGCGGTGCTGACCCTACAGAAACGCTCTTACAACAGCCTGTACAGCCTTTACAGGCTAATCTAGAGACCAGTCCAAGTAGCTCTGTCGAAAAATCTTCAGAAGTCTTAGAGACGGATGCTGTATTAGATACTGCTGAAGTTATAGAGACTGATATTGATACTGATATTGATACTGATATTGATACTGATATTGGTACTGATATTGGTACTGATGCGTTAGATAGCGTTGACACTGTAGATGAGCCAGTTACCGCTAAACCCACTTCTGTGGCGCCGACACCGGTATTGGCAGAATCCTTAGCGTCAAAACCAACAGTCTCTACGGAACCTGAACCAGTAGCAGAACCTGAACCAGTAGCAGAACCTGAGCCAGTGGTAGAACCTGAGCCAGTAATAGAACCTGAGCCAGTAATAGAACCTGAACCAGTGGTAGAACCTGAGCCAGTGGTAGAACCTGAGCCAGTGGTAGAACCTGAGCCAGTGGTAGAACCTGAGCCAGTGGTAGAACCTGAGCCAGTGGTAGAACCTGAGCCAGTGGTAGAACCTGAGCCAGTAGTAGAGCCTGCCCCTGTACTATTAGCTGAGGAGGCACCAACAGTCACAGAACCAACCGTATCTGAGCCCGTACAACCCGAGCCCGCCTTAAAGCATAGCGAGCCGTCACCGGAGACCACCATGCCTACTAAAGATTTTTCTGATCCGTCTGTCAAAGACGCTCATGATAAAACTACGACTACCGAGCTGCAGCAAGAAGCCGATCCCGATGTATTGCGTGCTAAGCAAGCCGCTACCAGTCAACTCTCAGGCACTGCCAATCTAGGTGGCGCTAAAGATTTAGGTACCGCAGGCAATAATGCTATGGATCAAGCGCTGAATAATCCTGCCACCAATTCTGATATTCATAAAAAACCTAGTGGTGGTTGGTTTATTTGGGTATTTATTGGTTTAATTATCCTAGGTATCGCGCTATGGATGTTTAATATGGGCGGCGTGGGTGGCTAA